The genomic interval ATAATTAAGCCAACGAAACCAACATTTCCAATTACCGCTAACGAACCACCTGCTAGTACAACCATTAAAATAAGTAATGTCACTTTCATAATGAAAACATTTTGCCCTAAACCTTTCGCAATACTTTCTCCAGATGCATAAATGTTCATCGATCTGCCTAGAAAACAAGTAACAACAAGTGAAACAAGCAAGTATGGCAACACAGCTAGAATCATATCTAATGTTCTTCCACTAATCGTACCCGCCATCCAAAATAAAACATCACTCATCCCTTTTTGATTCATCAATAAAATAATTTGTGTAAATGAAACAAACATCGCATTCGCAGCGATTCCAGCTAAAATGAGTTTGATAGCTGAGGTACTTGAGCGGCCTAATGAACCTAAAAGATAAACGAGAAAAGCGGCTAATAACGCACCTAAAAAAGCAAAATACACAAGAATATGTAAATCTGAAACTTTAAATAATACAACGCAAACAACAATAACAAAAATCGAACCTGAGTTAATCCCTAATACGCTAGGAGAACCTAATGGGTTACGCGTCAATAATTGACTGATTACACCTGCTACAGCTAATGAAGCTCCTGTCACAACAGCTATCACCATACGTGGAAAGCGTTCTTGCCAAATAATAATATGTGCTACATCTTTGGAATTAGACGATGTTAGCGTTTTGTAAATATCCGTCAGCATAAAATTCGTATTGCCAAACATTAAACTAGCTAACATACAAATAATTAATAAAAGAGTTAATAAAAATAAACCTATCCATTTCATTTTATCTTGTCGTACGATTCGTCCCATTTAATCACCATTCATTCTTTTCGACATCATTCCATAAAAACAGCGTAAGGCGCCTGAAACTAGGCACCAAAACGTATCGAAACTTGTATACTTTCTTACCTTTTTAGAAAAACACGACTTATCGCCTCTAATGACGAAAGCCGCTGTACCTAAAGGTATGACCTGAAGGCCCTCTTTTCTTATACTT from Peribacillus asahii carries:
- a CDS encoding FecCD family ABC transporter permease; this encodes MGRIVRQDKMKWIGLFLLTLLLIICMLASLMFGNTNFMLTDIYKTLTSSNSKDVAHIIIWQERFPRMVIAVVTGASLAVAGVISQLLTRNPLGSPSVLGINSGSIFVIVVCVVLFKVSDLHILVYFAFLGALLAAFLVYLLGSLGRSSTSAIKLILAGIAANAMFVSFTQIILLMNQKGMSDVLFWMAGTISGRTLDMILAVLPYLLVSLVVTCFLGRSMNIYASGESIAKGLGQNVFIMKVTLLILMVVLAGGSLAVIGNVGFVGLIIPHLAKAIVGNGYPWLTPYSILLGSIFLLIADLSTRLIHPPAEIPLGVITAFIGAPFFIYVAFKGGRARE